The Flavobacterium johnsoniae UW101 genomic interval TCGGTAAAGTTCTTGATTTCTTTTTCTTTGGCAAACTTTTCGGCGTTATAATTTCCGGATTTATTTTTCGGAATTGATAAACTTTCCCATGAACTCTTTTTCAATTGTTTGGCATAAAAAACGATTTGTCCCACATGATAAGGATAATGCGCTAATTGACGATTTATGGCTTCAATAACTGTATGACCTTCATTTCTAATATAAATAATATCTGAAAGCTGTTCTGGTTTTAAACTCTCTAAAGCATTTTCGAGACAATTCCAGCCTTTATTCCAGATCTCTAAAACTTCTTCTTTTGAGTGTAAATCATTTTCAAATTCTGCATCGCGGTTTCGCCATTCTTTCTCACCGTCTGAAGTTAAAAAATCGGTCCAGCGCGAAAGCATATTACCCGAAATGTGTTTTACAATAGCGGTGATACTGTTCGTATCTTCATTTATGGCTGTAAAAAGCTGTTCCGGCTCTAATTGATCCATTGCCTTTTCTCCAAGCATTTTGTAGTATAGAAATTGCTTTTTTACGCTTTCCAGATATGATTCATCAGTTTTCATGATTGAAATGTTTTAAGATTGGAGTTCGGTTTTGTTTTCAGAAATCAGTGTTTTTCCCCAGTCATTTAGTTTCCAAAGTATTTCGACTAATTGTTTTCCTGTTTCGGTCAAAGTGTATTCAACCCGCGGAGGCAGTTCGTTAAAAGAATGTTTGATTAATATGCCATCTTCAACCATTTCATTTAACTGCTGGTTTAAAACACGTCTGTCTACCTTAGCAATACCGCGCAAAAATTCGCTTGGTCTTTTTTTTCCATCATTAATCTGCCAGACAATGGGGATTTTCCATTTTCCGCTGATAGTATTTACAGCAATTTCTAATGGGCAGATTTTATTTTCTGTGCTACGTTCCTTTGTTTGCATAAAATTGACTTTTATATCCCTATGAGACAAAAATATGCGGTATTGCCAGACCTATCCGGCTTTCCGATCTTTGCAAAAATAATCAAAAATTAAAGTAGAATGAATGATTTAGCTCATCAAATTGAAACATTGAATATCGAACTTTTAAAACAGGTTCCACAAGAAATACTGGGAGCTTTCCAAAAATCAATTCAAGATTTGAAAAGTCTGAATATAGAAATTAATAGTTTAAAAGTTGGAGATAAAATTCCAGATTTTTCTTTAAAAAATGCAGTAAATGATACCATTACATCTGACTGTATTTTAAGGAATGGAAAAATGATAATCGCGTTTTACAGAGGAAGCTGGTGTCCTTATTGCAATTTGGAGTTAAGAACATTACAAGAAAATCTTTTGAGAATTACGGCAAAAAATACGACTTTAGTCGCAATCTCACCGCAGAGTTCAGATAATAGTTTAACACTTAAAGAAAAACACAATTTACAGTTTGAAGTGCTTACAGATTTACATAATGCTTATGCAAAACAGTTAGGGATTACTTTTCAGCTGCAGGATTTTGTCATACCGCATTATCAAACTCTTGGTATTAATCTTGAAGATTTTAATAAAGATCAAGAGAATACATTGCCGGTTCCTGCTGTTTTTGCAGTAAACGAAAACGGAATTATAATTTATAAATTCCTAGATGTAAATTATATGAATAGGATTGATATTGAAGAATTAATTAACGTATTATGAAGGAAGTAAAACGTAAAGGGGCGCGATCTGCCAAAGATATTCCAGTCTCTATTTTAGAACAGCTTAATAAAGGTGAAATTGAATCAGCAAATTTGGTTGAATGGCTGGCAGTAGATCAAATTGTGCTTCTTAAGAATGTATTAAATGAATTGAATAAAATTGAATATCTGGAACCTGTTTTAATAGATGTTAGAAATTTAAAAAAGCAAACAGTTAATACGATAAACGAAGCAATTGGAACAGGAATATTAAAACAGTCTGTTTTAAATAATGATTTAAAAATTGTATCAATTATTTCTAAGCATAAATCAGATTTAGTTCGATGCTGGTCAGCATATGCAATTGGCAGAAATTCCAAATTTACAATTGAAGAAATGTTAGAGCAGATTCAGTTTTTGGCAGCCGATAAACATTTTGGAGTTCGGGAAATTTCATGGTTAGCTGTCCGCCATAATATTACTAAGAATTTGGACAGAAGTTTTGAAATTTTATTAAAATGGACTTCATCTGAAGATGAAAATATCCGACGTTTTGCAACTGAAGCAATAAGACCAAGAGGTGTTTGGTGTGAACATATCGAAGAGCTTAAGAAAAAACCGGAATCAGCTTTGAAAATTTTAGATTTACTGAAATCGGATTCTTCTAAATATGTTCAGGATAGTGTAGGTAACTGGCTCAATGATGCAAGCAAATCACGGCCTGATTTTGTTAAAGATTTATGTCAAAAATGGCAGACAGAAAGTCCAACAAAAGAAACTGCCTATATTATAAAGAAAGCACTGAGAACAATTGAAAAGTAAAATTTATGCTGTTTAAAATTTCTTATACGATCTTAATATCGTATTTATCTAAAAGTCCAACAATTCCCTCTGTAGAAAATTGTGCTTTTCTCATTGGGTTGAATTCTGGATCGATTTTATAATTATAAGCTGTTTTAAAATTGACACCTGCCAATTGGGTTTCATTAAAAATTGCACCGTCAAGATTACAATTGTCAAAAACAGAGCTTGTTAAATTAGTGCCAATAAAAGTTACTTCACGCACCGAAGAATTGATGAATTTTGTTTTTGGCATTTTTTTATTTGAAAAAACAGCATAATCTAAAGTGCAGTCTTCAAAATGAACCTGAAATAAGAAATCATCACATTCATTAAAAGCAATTCCCAGAAGTTTACAGTTCCTAAAACTCACATTTTTTAAACTCGTTCCGGCTAGAGTTGTCATAGATAAGTTACAGTCAATAAATTCACAGTCCAAAAATGTATTAGAGCCGAAATTACTATTCGAAAAATCACAGTTTTTAAACACACAGTCTTCAAATTCCCTGTTGTTTATTCTTTTATCGATATAAACAACTTTCTCAAATGTTTTCTGAATGTGAATTATTTCTTCCATGAGTGTTTTTGGGGTTTCTGTGCATTGTGACGAACTCGAAGAATATAGATGTTTTCTTCTGTTACTTGATATGAAACAGCGTAGTTATAAACGAAATAAACTCTAAAACTGCCGTCGTTTTTATTTTTTTGTTTATCTAATTTATAAACCTCCGGCTGTGTTTTCAGTATATCTGTGCTGTCAAAAATTGTATTGACAACCTTGTCTGCAATTTTAATTGATTTACTTTCAAAGAAAATGTAAAAATGAATGTCTTCTAATTGATCTAAAGCATCGCTTGACCAAATTATTTTCTTCCCCATTTTTTTGCAATCTCTTTTGCTTCGTCTTCAGTATAAAAATTACCTTTTTTTATATTATTTAAGGCATTTTCGATGTCTAAATTATAAGACGCATCTGAGTCAACTGAGGTATTATTAATTGATTGTAAAAGATGTTTTAGTTTTTCTACAAAAGAAGGATCTTTTACTTTATCGATTTCCTGATGAATCCAATTTATTTCTGCCTGTATATCCATAATAAAGAATTTTAGTAAAGATACAAATTAGTCATTAAATATACCTTTCATAATGATTTTCAATCCTAAGAAAATCAAAACCATAGAACTCAGACAAGCCACAATTCCAATCCCTAAAACTAAGTAATGCCAATTTGTATGCTGATTCATAAAAGCATTATAAATCAATGACGGCCCAATAAACATTAAAGGCAGAGCGCCTGTTAGATATTTAATTCCTTTCCCTAATAATTGTTTGTTTGTTGCCATTTTATTTTTTGTTTCAAGTTTCAGGTCTGCTTTGTCTCAAGTTTTAAATTTTGACAAAGATTTATTAATTTAAACTTTGCGTACTTTGCGAAAAACCTTTGCACGCTTTGCGGTTAAATAACTAAGCAGAAAACCTTTTACTTTATATAATTGTCAACAGCGTTTCTTACACTGCCGTATTTTTTTAATAATTCTGAAGCTTCTTCATACGAAACCGGAATTTCTCCCATAATCATTTTTACGCCGCGATCAACCAGTTTTATGTTGCTTAACTGCATGTCGACCATTTTGTTGCCTTTTACTTTTCCAAGCTGAATCATCGAAGCGGTCGAAATCATATTTAAAACCAGTTTTTGAGCTGTTCCGGCTTTCATTCTTGAACTTCCGGTAACAAATTCAGGTCCCACGACAACTTCAATTGGAAATTTTGCTGTTAACGCCAGCGGACTTCCGGCATTGTTTGTAATACAGCCTGTAACAATATTATTTTGATTGCAAGTCTCTAATCCGCCAATAACATACGGAGTTGTTCCAGAGGCCGCAATTCCTATAACCACATCATTTTCGCCAATATTATGCGCTTGCAAATCAATCCACGCCTGTGCTGCATTGTCTTCGGCGTTTTCTACTGCACGACGAATAGCAGTATCGCCGCCGGCAATTATGCCATTTACTAAATCAAACGGAACACCAAAAGTTGGAGGACATTCAGATGCATCTACCACACCAAGTCTGCCAGAAGTTCCTGCTCCTATATAAAATAATCTTCCGCCCAGCTTTAATTTTGCCACGATTTGCGGTACTAAAGCTTCTATTTGCGGAAGAGCTTTTTCTACTGCATAAGGAACAGTTTTGTCTTCCTGATTAATATTTGATAACAATTCATGAACAGACATTTTTTCTAAATGCTCGTATTTTGATGATTGTTCAGTGGTTTTCGTAAATGTCATTTTAGTGTTATTTAGACCAGTCAAAATTAATATTTTTTATCTCAATCTTGCAAAGTCTCAAAGATTTATACTCTTTTTTTTCTTCTTATTTTTCTGTATAAAGACTACCCACATGCCGTTTTGTTACAAGAACTAAAATATTATATTTGTTTAATATTAATAGACAAATGGATAAACTAAGTTTTTTGAATGGTATTGCCTGGATTGCTGTTTTTGTTTCTATGCTTCTGGCTTTCTTTTTATTTACGGTAAAAACCCAAAATAAACTTGCCAATCGTTTATTTGCTTTCTTTTTTATTTTATCTGCTATTGATCTCAGCGGATTTTTTTTCTATGAATTTATAGACGGACAATTTGATCTTGAGGTTTTTAGATGGACAACCTGCCTGCTTGGAATGCCTTTGTTTTATTTATTTGTTCTTGCTGTATGTTATTCTGATTTTAGATTACAGTGGAAACATTTATGGCATCTCTTTCCGTTTTTGGCTGTTAATTTAATTTTTGTTCCAAGGTTTTATCTGGCAGGTGAAGTAGAAAAAATACAGTTTTTTAGAATACACAATCAAATGCCCGAAATGCTGATCTTTCGTTCAATTGTTGAGTTTCAGTATGTATATTATATTGTAGGTGTATTTTTAATTTTAAAGAAATACAAAAAACTTTATTTAGAGAATTACGCCAATACAGGTTTTTCAACTTATATGTGGCTTTTTCAAATGGCAACCGTTTTCCTGATCGCACATATTATTGTAGTATTAAAAACGTTATTGCGATATACAGATTTAAATGAAACCTTTCTCTGGGCCAATGTTTTGGTAGGAAGCATTGCGTTATTGATTACCTGCTGGTTTATAATGAAAGCCCTGAATCATCCGGAACTTTTCAGGGGAATTAACTCTAAGCTGAAACTCACAAAAGATATTCTGCCTGAAGGCGAAATAAAATCAGAAACCGCAAACTCTCAAAATGGTGTAATTAGTGCTCAAATTGAGACTTTAAGACAATATATGACTGAGAAAGAACCTTATCTCGATCCGTCGCTTACGATACAGGAATTGGCAAACCAAATCAATATTCCCGTTCGCGATTTATCAGTTTTGATTAATCATCATATCGATCAGCATTTTTTTGATTTTGTAAATGAATACCGCATTCAAAAAGCCATGAGTATTTTAAAAAATCCATCAAAAAAAGAGCTTACAGTTTTAGAAATCTTATACGAAGTAGGTTTTAATTCAAAATCTTCGTTTAATACTTCTTTTAAAAAATATACCAATTTAACGCCAACAGCTTATAGAAACAGTTGAAAATAAACGTTTTGTAAAAAGTCGTACTTCATAACAAATAAAGTCGAACCAATTTCTGAGTTAGAAAATGGTTCGACTTTTTTTGTCGGTCGCGCAGGGAGATTTTCTAACGCAGCTTTGCTTCAAATTAATCGAACAAGTTAAAATTAGAAATTATGAAAAAGTCAAATCTCCTTATCTTTTTATTATTGCCTTTGTTTTGTTTAGCGCAGTCAACTTTAAAATTAAAAGGGAAAGTGTCAAATGAAACTGCAGGATTAGAATGGGCAGATGTTTCTGTATTCAATTCAGAAGGGAAAATTATTGATGGAACGACAACCAAACAAGACGGAAGTTTTGAAATCAATCTTAAAAAAGGAACTTATAAAATTACAATCAGTCTTTTGGGATATTCAGAATATGAAAAAGAAATTTCGATAGAAAAAGATACAGATTTAGGAATCATTATTTTAAAAGAAACCACAACCAATTTGGGAGAAGTTGTAATTCAAACCAAAAAGAAAACGGTAGAACAAAAGATAGATCGAGTTGTTTACAATGTCGAAAATAATATTTCAGTAACTGGCGGAGATGCACTTACAGCTATAAATACGGCTCCGGGCGTTGTGGTGCAGAACAATGTTATCAATATTTTAGGAAAAGGCGCGTCGAGAGTCATGATCGATGGCAGAATGATTGAATTATCAGGCGAAGAATTAAATAGTTATTTAAAATCTATTTCTGCCAATGATATTAAAAGTATCGAAGTTATTGCGAATCCGCCGGCAAAATATGAAGCAAATGGAACAGGCGGCATCATCAATATCATTTTGAAAAAAGGAATCCGCGATTCATGGAAAAATGCGACAACAATTTCTTACGACCAAAATAAGTACGGAATTTATACTTTAAGAAATAGCTTTTTCTACAACAAAAACAAATTTAGATTTGCTTTCAGCGGAAATGGAAGAATTGGAAACACCAATAATACAGAAGATTTAGATATTTATTATCCAACAGGGCTTTGGGAATTAAGAGACGTTTCTAAGCAAAAGGAAAACAGTATTTCAGGACGTTTTTCTTTAGATTATGATGTTTCTGATAAAACTACAATTGGTTTTCAGTATTTAAACGAAAGTTATAATCCTGATATGAATTCGAATACAGTTATTTCCATTTTTAACAATTCTAATTCAATAGATTCTGTCCTTATAAATAAAGGTTTTAATAATAAATATTCAGGAAGCCAGACTTATAACACACATTTGATTTCGAAACTGGATTCTATTGGCAGAAAAGTAAGCGTTGATGTGGATTATTTTACTTACGACTCAAAATTTGATAAAAATTTCACAGCCAAATCGTATCTGCCAGACGGAACGTATCAAAATACGAATCAGGCAGCACGAAACAACTCAAATCAGAATATTGATAATTTTAGTTTAAAAGCTGATTTTGAATACCCAATGAAAGCTGTTAATTTGTCTTACGGAGGAAAAGTAAGTTTTGTAAAAAGTAACAGCGATGTGTTTTATTACAATACCATTTCGGGAAGCGAAGTTCTGGATCCCAATCAGTCGAATGTTTTTGAATACAAAGAAAATAATCAGGCAGTTTATTTGAATGGAAATAAAAAAATCAATGATAAAATCTCTGTTCAGCTTGGTTTCCGATTAGAAAATACACAGACAAACGGTTATTCTGCAACTTTAGATCAAGAAGTAAAAAATGATTATTTAAAACTGTTTCCGAGTTTGTATCTGGATTATCAGCTGAATGACAATCATGGTTTTAATTTTACTTACGGAAAACGTATTAACCGTCCGGGATTTGGATTATTAAATCCGTTTCGATCTTATATTAACAGTAACAGTTATTCAGAAGGAAATCCGTTTTTAAGACCGTCTTTCAGTAATAATTTTGATTTTACATATTCGTTTAAAAAGAATTTAAGAACTAATATTTTCTTTAATAAAAATACTAATGGTTACGGTGTTGTTTTTACTTCAAATCCTGAAATCAATACACAGATTGTAACGAGAGAGAATTATTTTGACGAAAGTTCTTTTGGAATTGGTGAAAGCTATTCGGCAGAAGTTACAAA includes:
- a CDS encoding DUF1572 family protein; amino-acid sequence: MKTDESYLESVKKQFLYYKMLGEKAMDQLEPEQLFTAINEDTNSITAIVKHISGNMLSRWTDFLTSDGEKEWRNRDAEFENDLHSKEEVLEIWNKGWNCLENALESLKPEQLSDIIYIRNEGHTVIEAINRQLAHYPYHVGQIVFYAKQLKKSSWESLSIPKNKSGNYNAEKFAKEKEIKNFTDDELKRLK
- a CDS encoding winged helix-turn-helix transcriptional regulator, translated to MQTKERSTENKICPLEIAVNTISGKWKIPIVWQINDGKKRPSEFLRGIAKVDRRVLNQQLNEMVEDGILIKHSFNELPPRVEYTLTETGKQLVEILWKLNDWGKTLISENKTELQS
- a CDS encoding peroxiredoxin-like family protein — encoded protein: MNDLAHQIETLNIELLKQVPQEILGAFQKSIQDLKSLNIEINSLKVGDKIPDFSLKNAVNDTITSDCILRNGKMIIAFYRGSWCPYCNLELRTLQENLLRITAKNTTLVAISPQSSDNSLTLKEKHNLQFEVLTDLHNAYAKQLGITFQLQDFVIPHYQTLGINLEDFNKDQENTLPVPAVFAVNENGIIIYKFLDVNYMNRIDIEELINVL
- a CDS encoding DNA alkylation repair protein, coding for MKEVKRKGARSAKDIPVSILEQLNKGEIESANLVEWLAVDQIVLLKNVLNELNKIEYLEPVLIDVRNLKKQTVNTINEAIGTGILKQSVLNNDLKIVSIISKHKSDLVRCWSAYAIGRNSKFTIEEMLEQIQFLAADKHFGVREISWLAVRHNITKNLDRSFEILLKWTSSEDENIRRFATEAIRPRGVWCEHIEELKKKPESALKILDLLKSDSSKYVQDSVGNWLNDASKSRPDFVKDLCQKWQTESPTKETAYIIKKALRTIEK
- a CDS encoding pentapeptide repeat-containing protein, with amino-acid sequence MEEIIHIQKTFEKVVYIDKRINNREFEDCVFKNCDFSNSNFGSNTFLDCEFIDCNLSMTTLAGTSLKNVSFRNCKLLGIAFNECDDFLFQVHFEDCTLDYAVFSNKKMPKTKFINSSVREVTFIGTNLTSSVFDNCNLDGAIFNETQLAGVNFKTAYNYKIDPEFNPMRKAQFSTEGIVGLLDKYDIKIV
- a CDS encoding type II toxin-antitoxin system RelE/ParE family toxin, coding for MGKKIIWSSDALDQLEDIHFYIFFESKSIKIADKVVNTIFDSTDILKTQPEVYKLDKQKNKNDGSFRVYFVYNYAVSYQVTEENIYILRVRHNAQKPQKHSWKK
- a CDS encoding DUF6095 family protein, translating into MATNKQLLGKGIKYLTGALPLMFIGPSLIYNAFMNQHTNWHYLVLGIGIVACLSSMVLIFLGLKIIMKGIFND
- the murQ gene encoding N-acetylmuramic acid 6-phosphate etherase, with amino-acid sequence MTFTKTTEQSSKYEHLEKMSVHELLSNINQEDKTVPYAVEKALPQIEALVPQIVAKLKLGGRLFYIGAGTSGRLGVVDASECPPTFGVPFDLVNGIIAGGDTAIRRAVENAEDNAAQAWIDLQAHNIGENDVVIGIAASGTTPYVIGGLETCNQNNIVTGCITNNAGSPLALTAKFPIEVVVGPEFVTGSSRMKAGTAQKLVLNMISTASMIQLGKVKGNKMVDMQLSNIKLVDRGVKMIMGEIPVSYEEASELLKKYGSVRNAVDNYIK
- a CDS encoding helix-turn-helix domain-containing protein, translating into MDKLSFLNGIAWIAVFVSMLLAFFLFTVKTQNKLANRLFAFFFILSAIDLSGFFFYEFIDGQFDLEVFRWTTCLLGMPLFYLFVLAVCYSDFRLQWKHLWHLFPFLAVNLIFVPRFYLAGEVEKIQFFRIHNQMPEMLIFRSIVEFQYVYYIVGVFLILKKYKKLYLENYANTGFSTYMWLFQMATVFLIAHIIVVLKTLLRYTDLNETFLWANVLVGSIALLITCWFIMKALNHPELFRGINSKLKLTKDILPEGEIKSETANSQNGVISAQIETLRQYMTEKEPYLDPSLTIQELANQINIPVRDLSVLINHHIDQHFFDFVNEYRIQKAMSILKNPSKKELTVLEILYEVGFNSKSSFNTSFKKYTNLTPTAYRNS
- a CDS encoding TonB-dependent receptor domain-containing protein encodes the protein MKKSNLLIFLLLPLFCLAQSTLKLKGKVSNETAGLEWADVSVFNSEGKIIDGTTTKQDGSFEINLKKGTYKITISLLGYSEYEKEISIEKDTDLGIIILKETTTNLGEVVIQTKKKTVEQKIDRVVYNVENNISVTGGDALTAINTAPGVVVQNNVINILGKGASRVMIDGRMIELSGEELNSYLKSISANDIKSIEVIANPPAKYEANGTGGIINIILKKGIRDSWKNATTISYDQNKYGIYTLRNSFFYNKNKFRFAFSGNGRIGNTNNTEDLDIYYPTGLWELRDVSKQKENSISGRFSLDYDVSDKTTIGFQYLNESYNPDMNSNTVISIFNNSNSIDSVLINKGFNNKYSGSQTYNTHLISKLDSIGRKVSVDVDYFTYDSKFDKNFTAKSYLPDGTYQNTNQAARNNSNQNIDNFSLKADFEYPMKAVNLSYGGKVSFVKSNSDVFYYNTISGSEVLDPNQSNVFEYKENNQAVYLNGNKKINDKISVQLGFRLENTQTNGYSATLDQEVKNDYLKLFPSLYLDYQLNDNHGFNFTYGKRINRPGFGLLNPFRSYINSNSYSEGNPFLRPSFSNNFDFTYSFKKNLRTNIFFNKNTNGYGVVFTSNPEINTQIVTRENYFDESSFGIGESYSAEVTNWFETQTSVYLLGSKTSFISNINAVPSNSAQVYFTTENSFSLSETTKLQLEYFYSSPFKKGLYEIGYMAGLNIAIRQSFLKNNLQLTFLVNDIFNTSYLKDYKSIVNGVVQVYSQNESNRFVRLSATYNFGNKKIKVQERDFGNKEEKKRTGK